TTTCGGATTTGCTTTAATTTCATTTTTATATATTTATGTATGTTTTGCGAGTGCTGTCTATGTACCGGAATTATGGCCAACAGAAATTCGTTTACGCGGTGCAGGTTTTTGTACAGCTATTGGAAGAGGATTTGCAATATTAACACCATACGGTGTAGCATTTTTGCTGTCAAAGTTTGGTGAAATATCTGTTTTTCTAACTATTGCGGTGATAATGCTTGTCGTTGCTGTTATATTGGCGTCTCTTGGTATTGAAACACGTAATAAATCAGCTGAAGAAATTGCTTATGATGCTTTATCTAAAAAAGATGCTAAAGAATTATTTGCCAATAAAGTTAACGCAAATACACCAGAAATTTAAATTATAAATTGGGAGTTGAATATGGTACAAAGTTTAGATATTGTTTCAGATTTAGGCGAAGGTTTCGGTAGTTATCAAATCGCGGATGATGATAGTTTATTGAAAATTGTTTCTTCAGCAAACATTGCTTGTGGATTTCATGCAGGTGATCCACGAACCATGGCTAGCACTGTTCAAAAATGCATACTCAATAATGTCGCAATTGGTGCGCATCCTAGTTTTCCTGATCGGGTTGGTTTTGGACGACGTGGCATGGACTTATCCGCATTGGAAGTTGAAACTGACATGCTCTATCAAATAGGCGCTTTGAGTGGATTTACTAAGGCATTTGGGGGTAAATTACAGCATGTTACACCACATGGCAAGCTTGGCAATTTTGTTGTCGAAGATGCAAAATATGCTAATGCGGTTGCCGAAGCAATTGCAAAATTTGATGACTCCCTCATCGTTGTAACTTTACCTGGTGAACTCGCTGAAGCAGCCAAGAAAAAAGGACTCCAGATTGCCTATACAATTTTTGCGGATCGTGCTTACAATGATGACGGTTCATTGGTTAGTCGAAGTCATGAAGGTGCTGTTTTGCATGACAGCGATACTATCACTAAACGTGTTATTCGAATGGTAAAAGAAGGTAAAGTTACTTCCATAACCGGACAAGATATTGATGTCAATGGCAGTTCTCTTCTACTACACGGTGACACGGCTGGATCCGTGCAAATGGCCAAGGAAATAAAATCAGCATTAATCGCCAATGAAATAGTTATTAAAAATTTAGCAGGAAGTAATTAAGTTTGGGCATCCTACTTAATTTAAAGTATAAAAAAGCGTTTACCCAATACTGGGTAAACGCTTTTATCCTTATGTACTTAGTTCAATGATAACAACATCTTCATTACTTTGTTAACGTTAACCTTCAAAATTTTCTAAATACTCAAACATTGCATCAATTGAATCAAACATTTGAATACATCTCATATCATGTTCACTTACAAAACCATCTTCGTAAACTTCATTTAACCATGCCCAAAATTTATCATAGAAGCCGTTAACGTTAAAAAGTGCCAACGGTTTGTCGTGCAAATGAATTTTTGACCAGCTGATAACTTGTGCTATCTCCTCTAAGGTTCCAAAACCACCTGGTAGCACAATAAAAACATCAGAATTATCCATTAATAGTTGCTTACGATCTGTCATCGTGTTCACCTCTATTAACTGCGTAATTTCTGAAGCCTCAACTGCCTCCTCAGCAAGATTACGAGGTGAAATCCCTAGAACTGAACCACCGGCTTCCATGGCACTTCTCGCGGTGGCACCCATTAAGCCATCTTTCCCTGCACCAAAAACCAACTTGATTTTTTTCAGAGCAATCCTTTTACCAAGTTCTTCTGCTGCCTCTATATACTGTGGGTCATTACCCGATTGTGATCCCATAAAAACGCCAATAGATGAAATTTTCATATATTTATCCCTAATAATAATTTATCAATTATTGCTTTATTAATCAAGCAAGTAGCTGAAATCTTAGTTTATGTGGTAAACTAGAAAATAAGGTTTTGTTCGTGACAAATTACTATACTATTTTAATGGAGGCATTTATGATTTATAAAATTTACTACCAAGAACACCCTGAGCGCAATCCAAAGCGTGAAACAACAATTTCAATGTACGTTGAGGCCGAAAGTTTGCCACAAGCACGTGAAATTGTTGAGGAAAACACAGAATACAATGTGGAGTTTATCGAAGAATTATCTGATAAGGCTGTGACTTATGAAAAAGCCAATCCCAACTTCGAAGTTACAACATTCTAATGACATATTCTGTAGATATCAAACCTAACGAAGTCGCAGTTTATGCGCTAGGCGGTTTAGGCGAGATTGGTAAGAACACGTATGGTATCGAGTATCAAAATGAAATTATCGTCGTCGACGCGGGCATTAAGTTCCCAGAAGACGAATTGCTCGGTATTGATTACGTTATTCCTGACTATACTTATTTAGTTGATAATATCGATCGCGTTAAAGCACTGGTTATCACCCACGGACACGAAGACCACATCGGTGCAATCGCCTACTTTTTACAAGCTGTTAATGTTCCAGTATACGCTGGCCCATTAGCAATGGCATTAATTAAGAACAAACTCGAAGAAAAACAGATGCTTAATCGCGTCGAACTTCATGAAATTACTGATGGATCAGTACTGGAATTTGATCAGTTAAGTGTCGAGTTTTTCCGTACTACCCACTCTATCCCTGATGTATTTGGTGTAGCTGTACACACACCTGTTGGTACTATTGTCGAAACTGGTGACTTTAAGTTTGACCTGACACCTACTACTAAACAGCCACCTAACCTTTGGTCCATGTCCCGTATCGGTGAAAATGGCGTCTTACTCATGATGAGTGATTCAACCAATGCTGAGCGCCCTGAATGGACAAAGTCAGAAGCATGGGTAGCAAAATCTGTTAACCATATATTTGATAAAATTCAACATGGACGTATTATATTTGCAACGTTTGCTTCTAATATGAACCGTGTTCGCATGGCTACAGATGCAGCTATTGCACATGGGCGTAAGATTGCGGTATTTGGTCGTTCAATGGAATCAGCTGTTACTAATGGCCGTGCCCTGGGATATCTAAATATCCCTGATGACATGCTGGTCGAACAATCAGAAATCAAACATATTCCTGACGATGAATTGCTTATTCTATCAACTGGTTCTCAAGGTGAGCCAATGGCTGCCTTAGCACGAATTGCTGAAGGAACACATAAGCAAATTCGTTTGAAGCCAAAAGACAATGTTATTTTCTCCTCTTCCCCAATTCCGGGTAATACGGCATCCGTAAACGCTGTTATTAATAAATTACAAGAAGGTGGCGCTAATGTCATCTATGGTAAAGTTAATAACATCCACACTTCTGGTCACGGTGGTCAAGAAGAAGAAAAGTTAATGATTGCTTTGTTGAAGCCTAAATTCTTCATGCCTGTTCACGGTGAATATCGTATGTTAAAGGTCCACGCTTCATTAGCACATGAGCTAGAAGTACCAGAAGACCATACTTTCATTTTAGAAAATGGTGATGTCTTAGCTCTTGATGGTGAAAATGCACGAGTTGCTGGACATTTCCCTGGCGATGACACATACATTGACGGCTCAGGAATCGGTGATATCGGTTCAGTTGTGTTACATGATCGTCAAAAACTGTCACAAGATGGCTTAGTTGTTGTTACAGCAACAATCGATTTGAAAAAGAAAGAAATTCTATCTGGACCAGATATCCTATCTCGTGGTTTTGTCTACATGCGTGAGTCAGGTGAACTTATTAACGAAGGTCGACGTGTTATTTTCAGTACCATGCGACGTGTTATGAACAGCTCAAATAATAGTGAGTCAGATATTCGTCAAGCTGTAATCGATGATTTATCTCGTTTCTTATTCAAAGAAACAGCTCGCAAACCAATGATTATGCCAATGCTAATTTTGGTTTAAATAAAACCGCTATGTATCAACATTTACAAGAAGTTGATTAGCGGTTTTTGTTTTACTTATTTTCTAAAAATTCACTATTATTCATTATTTTTCACTTAAAATTTACTACATTTGCTACAAATTTACTACAAATAAAAAACCGACTAGATTAATTTCTAGCCGGTTTTTTAACGAGTTTCATCTATATAGAAACCTAGCAGGATGCGCAATAAATTGATAATCACCTTGGTAGGATATTATCATGGAGTTTGACTGCCAGCTAGGCGTAAAATAATTATACTATATTGACATGCATTTTTGCAAGTAAAAAGCCTAACAGATGAATAAGCGAACAAAAATAACTCAGGTAATTATACTTATAGAGCGAAGAAAGTCTGTTAGGCTTAAAAATAATTATACACTACTAATTTTAAAAAGTGTTTTTAAATATTTTGTAATAAAAAGACCCGATAGGGGTAAAGCTTCTCGGAATGCTATCGGGCCGCGTAATTACTTTTAATATAATTACATGATTATTTTAACCAATAAATTCTCCGAAAACAATAGCTAATATTAAATCCATCAAAAATCGCCAAGTTCTACATTTACGTTTGTCTCTTCCTTGATACGTTTCGCTAATTCAGGCATGCGATCCTTTTCAGATTCAACGTACCTACCTATTTGTTCAGAATGTGTGGCCATACCTATTTTGGCGTACTCAAAGAACACGTTTAACTGCTTGGAATATTTTTGATACACGATGCGCACCCAATATAGGGTATTCTTCTGTTTCGTGAATCGCTTCTTGATTTCTTCGATTAGTTTGTCGTCGTAGTTCATAATGTCACCTCTATGACATTATACGAACACTTGTTCTTTATTGCAAATAAAAAAGCCAACCAGAAATAATCTAGTTGGTTTTTTTTAGTTTATTCAGTTTTCTTATCTTCTGCCTTACCAAAACCATTTGCAAAGCCATCAATAATTGATGTGATAGATTTAGTGGCCGTTTCATTCAATCCTGTTGAAGCAAAACCAGCCCATACACCTAACACAATGTCTTGCACTAATTTTGTATCTTTGGTGTAAAACGATAGCCCTGTTGCTACGATAGCACCTACAATTACAGCAATCAAAGGTAACAGATGATTATTAATTTTAGTAGGTTTCAACACCTGAACAATCAACCATACGATCACTAGAATTGCGATATTTGAATCTATAT
The Leuconostoc suionicum genome window above contains:
- a CDS encoding phage holin family protein, which codes for MTFNIDSNIAILVIVWLIVQVLKPTKINNHLLPLIAVIVGAIVATGLSFYTKDTKLVQDIVLGVWAGFASTGLNETATKSITSIIDGFANGFGKAEDKKTE
- the rnjA gene encoding ribonuclease J1, which translates into the protein MTYSVDIKPNEVAVYALGGLGEIGKNTYGIEYQNEIIVVDAGIKFPEDELLGIDYVIPDYTYLVDNIDRVKALVITHGHEDHIGAIAYFLQAVNVPVYAGPLAMALIKNKLEEKQMLNRVELHEITDGSVLEFDQLSVEFFRTTHSIPDVFGVAVHTPVGTIVETGDFKFDLTPTTKQPPNLWSMSRIGENGVLLMMSDSTNAERPEWTKSEAWVAKSVNHIFDKIQHGRIIFATFASNMNRVRMATDAAIAHGRKIAVFGRSMESAVTNGRALGYLNIPDDMLVEQSEIKHIPDDELLILSTGSQGEPMAALARIAEGTHKQIRLKPKDNVIFSSSPIPGNTASVNAVINKLQEGGANVIYGKVNNIHTSGHGGQEEEKLMIALLKPKFFMPVHGEYRMLKVHASLAHELEVPEDHTFILENGDVLALDGENARVAGHFPGDDTYIDGSGIGDIGSVVLHDRQKLSQDGLVVVTATIDLKKKEILSGPDILSRGFVYMRESGELINEGRRVIFSTMRRVMNSSNNSESDIRQAVIDDLSRFLFKETARKPMIMPMLILV
- a CDS encoding LamB/YcsF family protein — translated: MVQSLDIVSDLGEGFGSYQIADDDSLLKIVSSANIACGFHAGDPRTMASTVQKCILNNVAIGAHPSFPDRVGFGRRGMDLSALEVETDMLYQIGALSGFTKAFGGKLQHVTPHGKLGNFVVEDAKYANAVAEAIAKFDDSLIVVTLPGELAEAAKKKGLQIAYTIFADRAYNDDGSLVSRSHEGAVLHDSDTITKRVIRMVKEGKVTSITGQDIDVNGSSLLLHGDTAGSVQMAKEIKSALIANEIVIKNLAGSN
- a CDS encoding LOG family protein; the encoded protein is MKISSIGVFMGSQSGNDPQYIEAAEELGKRIALKKIKLVFGAGKDGLMGATARSAMEAGGSVLGISPRNLAEEAVEASEITQLIEVNTMTDRKQLLMDNSDVFIVLPGGFGTLEEIAQVISWSKIHLHDKPLALFNVNGFYDKFWAWLNEVYEDGFVSEHDMRCIQMFDSIDAMFEYLENFEG
- a CDS encoding DNA-directed RNA polymerase subunit epsilon — its product is MIYKIYYQEHPERNPKRETTISMYVEAESLPQAREIVEENTEYNVEFIEELSDKAVTYEKANPNFEVTTF